A genomic stretch from Helianthus annuus cultivar XRQ/B chromosome 1, HanXRQr2.0-SUNRISE, whole genome shotgun sequence includes:
- the LOC110944413 gene encoding uncharacterized protein LOC110944413, which produces MVEVEDEEHVEKQQEQEHVEEQQQEEHVDYIFDPRRWEGLNADEIKLLVAKGPKRDTSIEFGPYDKFNRRFSATIYTRTLSNLEKCDREWLAIKLQLDDVREALLEVGETDSDAAIAEEALALAENQLSGFDFLDYKETGFPKAIEEATEIASDMEIDPIFKEKRKIKRKKRKDETSSSEEVAFTVEENFRVNFFLYIVDQAIASLEKRFEQFKWYEGLFGFLFPRTLRIIKDEDLKSSCHRLENASRFKEKSDIDGEALYTELNLFRDSLTNKFSSPVDVLEYMKEDGYSPEACIAYRILLTIPVTVASAERSFSKLKLLKSYLRSSTSQERLSGLAMIAIENEVLDDINCGEVIQQFAIKNARRASRIIG; this is translated from the exons ATGGTGGAAGTAGAAGACGAAGAACATGTTGAAAAGCAACAAGAACAAGAACATGTTGAAGAGCAACAACAAGAAGAGCATGTTGATTATATATTTGATCCAAGAAGGTGGGAAGGACTAAATGCGGATGAGATTAAACTATTGGTCGCGAAAGGTCCTAAAAGAGATACTAGTATTGAATTTGGTCCATATGATAAATTTAATAGACGATTTTCAGCAACTATTTATACAAGAACATTATCAAACTTGGAGAAGTGTGATAGAGAATGGCTA GCAATCAAATTGCAACTTGATGATGTGCGGGAAGCTTTGCTTGAAGTTGGAGAGACAGATAGTGATGCTGCAATTGCAGAGGAAGCATTAGCTTTAGCAGAAAATCAACTTAGTGGATTTGATTTTTTG GATTATAAAGAAACAGGTTTTCCTAAAGCGATTGAAGAAGCTACGGAGATTGCTAGTGATATGGAAATTGATCCCATATTTAAAGAAAAACGTAAGattaaaaggaaaaaaagaaaagaTGAGACTTCTAGTAGCGAAGAAGTTGCATTTACAGTAGAAGAGAATTTCAGAGTAAACTTTTTCTTATATATTGTGGATCAAGCTATTGCTTCTTTAGAGAAAAGATTTGAACAATTTAAATGGTACGAGGGTTTATTTGGTTTTTTGTTTCCACGTACGTTGAGGATTATTAAAGATGAAGATCTTAAGTCGTCTTGTCATCGTCTTGAAAATGCAAGCAGGTTTAAAGAAAAATCGGATATTGATGGCGAGGCACTTTATACAGAGCTTAATTTATTTCGTGACTCACTAACCAATAAATTTAGCAGTCCTGTAGATGTTTTGGAGTATATGAAAGAAGACGGTTATTCCCCAGAAGCATGCATTGCATATAGAATATTGTTGACTATTCCAGTCACTGTGGCATCTGCAGAAAGAAGTTTTTCGAAGTTGAAGTTATTGAAATCTTACCTACGATCTTCAACGTCCCAAGAAAGACTTAGTGGGTTGGCGATGATTGCTATCGAGAACGAAGTCTTAGATGATATAAACTGTGGAGAGGTGATTCAACAATTTGCTATCAAGAATGCAAGGAGAGCTTCACGAATCATTGGTTAG